From Dethiosulfovibrio peptidovorans, the proteins below share one genomic window:
- the thrB gene encoding homoserine kinase, whose protein sequence is MISVRVPATSANLGSGYDVAGLALTFYNEFHIRETLPVGSYRLEIVGEGAKEAQNPRTNGVILGYEAACREWGMTPPGLDLLSLNSIPFCRGLGSSSSAIVGGVMLANELRDIPVPKEDLLPIMVALEGHPDNVVPCCLGGMVISCWDGANLRYVRFPRESSSPAVVVAVPDVRVPTPQARTALPRTVSMEDAVFNLGRSALLAASWGTGQWDNLSWAMEDRLHQPFRSELFPGGREILEVLRESPECDGVAISGSGSTMLAFTRQSPETIAQSMRRIFAEAGVQSRFFVLDVDDDGAVIDRMSP, encoded by the coding sequence ATGATCTCCGTTCGGGTTCCGGCCACCAGCGCAAACCTGGGATCGGGGTATGACGTCGCGGGACTTGCCCTGACGTTTTACAACGAGTTTCACATCCGGGAGACCCTCCCAGTTGGCTCCTATCGTCTTGAGATCGTTGGAGAGGGGGCCAAGGAAGCTCAAAACCCCAGAACGAACGGGGTTATCCTGGGGTATGAGGCTGCCTGTCGTGAGTGGGGCATGACCCCACCGGGACTGGATCTCCTGAGCCTGAACTCCATCCCGTTCTGTCGGGGCCTGGGAAGCTCGTCGTCAGCGATCGTCGGGGGGGTCATGCTGGCTAACGAGCTTCGGGATATTCCCGTGCCCAAAGAGGATCTCCTGCCCATTATGGTCGCCCTGGAGGGGCACCCCGACAACGTGGTTCCTTGCTGTCTTGGGGGAATGGTGATCAGCTGTTGGGATGGGGCGAACCTTCGATACGTTCGTTTCCCTCGGGAGAGCTCTTCACCTGCCGTTGTGGTGGCCGTTCCCGATGTTCGAGTGCCCACCCCTCAGGCACGGACAGCTCTCCCCAGGACGGTGTCCATGGAGGACGCTGTGTTTAATCTTGGGCGCTCGGCCCTCCTGGCGGCTTCCTGGGGCACTGGACAATGGGATAATCTCTCATGGGCCATGGAGGATCGCCTGCATCAGCCTTTTCGCTCCGAGCTCTTCCCCGGTGGTCGTGAGATTCTGGAGGTCCTTCGGGAGAGCCCCGAGTGTGATGGGGTTGCCATCAGCGGTTCTGGCTCGACCATGCTGGCGTTTACCAGACAGTCGCCCGAAACCATCGCTCAATCCATGCGCCGTATCTTTGCCGAAGCTGGGGTCCAGTCCCGATTTTTCGTCCTGGACGTGGACGACGATGGGGCAGTGATCGACCGAATGTCGCCATGA
- a CDS encoding branched-chain amino acid aminotransferase — translation MKICYMDGVFMPFDQAVLPASDHIILRGIGVFDLVRTYDRRPMMMTYHLERLQRSALALGIQKSMSLEVMKSIVRDGIARVDGTGEVLACFYITGGDRFVDGCSFPQPRHFVTFEELSLPDEKLYAQGVRLFPLDRERLMPSAKSIDYSAALAKNSADPKALEVLYCPGGMITEAGHSSFFLVKDDIVITAPDDQVLAGTTRSLIIQLLEESRIPLERRPLRLSEVQGSQEAFITGSVKEIMPVVQVGTITVGSGIPGPVSARIRTLYRKNIPRWLE, via the coding sequence GTGAAGATCTGTTATATGGATGGCGTTTTTATGCCTTTTGATCAAGCGGTTCTCCCCGCATCGGATCACATCATCCTTCGGGGGATCGGTGTCTTTGACTTGGTCAGGACCTACGACCGTCGTCCCATGATGATGACGTATCACCTGGAGCGACTTCAGCGGTCCGCTCTGGCCTTGGGAATTCAGAAATCCATGAGCCTTGAGGTCATGAAATCCATCGTTCGGGATGGTATTGCTCGTGTGGACGGAACCGGGGAGGTCCTGGCCTGTTTCTACATCACCGGTGGCGATCGATTTGTCGATGGCTGCAGCTTCCCGCAGCCTCGACACTTCGTGACTTTTGAGGAGCTGTCCCTTCCCGATGAGAAGCTCTATGCTCAGGGAGTTCGGCTTTTTCCTCTGGATCGGGAGCGACTCATGCCCTCGGCCAAGAGCATCGACTACAGCGCTGCCCTGGCGAAAAATAGCGCAGATCCCAAAGCCCTGGAAGTCCTGTACTGTCCTGGAGGCATGATCACCGAGGCTGGACATAGCAGCTTTTTTCTGGTTAAGGACGATATCGTGATTACAGCACCGGACGATCAGGTCCTTGCCGGGACGACCCGATCTCTCATCATCCAGCTTCTTGAGGAAAGCCGTATTCCTTTGGAACGACGTCCCCTTAGATTAAGCGAGGTGCAAGGTTCTCAGGAGGCGTTCATAACTGGATCGGTGAAGGAGATTATGCCGGTGGTCCAGGTTGGAACGATCACCGTAGGTTC